The following DNA comes from bacterium.
CAAAAATGATCCCGCCACCCTGTGCATGTAAAAGATGTGGGTAAAGATCAGCCCCAAGGGGAGAGGGAATAGATCATCTTCCCCTCAATCTACTCCCTCGCCCCTTGGGGGAGAGGGCTGGGGTGAGGGGTTGTTTTCTCTGCCCCCCCGTGATAAACAGTCGACATGTTCAAAGCCATCGATAAGTGGTTCCCGGGGTATTTACGTTCCATCCTTGCCCGCCCCCGTGCGGGCAAGGGCACCCGCCATCTGATTGTCGCTGTCTGCGATCATTTCGAGCCGTTCCGTGATGGGGTTGATGCGGTCACTGCGCGGCAGACAGTCCGTGATTGGCTAGCGGCTTACCCTGCGGCCGCGGATTCCTTCCGCGATGCCGATGGGCGCCCCCCTCAACATACCTTTTTCTATCCACAGGAAGAGTATGATGCCGCCATCCTTGATGACCTGGCTGCGTTTTGCCGCAAAGGCTATGGCGAGGTCGAAATCCACCTTCATCACCGCCATGACACCCCTGAAGGTTTTCGTGAGAAGCTGGTGAATTTTCGTGACCTGCTGCATGAGAGGCATGGGTTGCTAGGGAGAGAACGAACATCGAACATTGAACAGACGGGTTTGGCGCCGTTATCCGTTACTGGTTATCCGTTATTGGTAAATGAAACCAATAACCAAGAACCAAGAACAAATAACCGAGCCAACGGCGCAGTTCGCTACGCCTTCATCCATGGCAACTGGGCCCTTTGCAATTCACGGCCGGACGGGGATTGGTGCGGGGTGAATGAGGAGCTTGGCATTCTGGCCGATACGGGCTGCTATGCAGACTTTACGTTTCCATCCGCCCCATCACCGACCCAGCCTCGAATGGTGAATGCGATTTATTATGCCAGTGATATTCCCGGTCGTCCGCGAGGGGCGGATAATGGGGAGGTAGTTATTGGTTATCCGTTATTGGTTATTGGGAAGAAAACAAAAAGTGAATCAGTCTCAATAACGAATAACCAATCACCAATAACTAATAACGCCGCCGGAGGCGGCTTGCTCCTCATCACCGGCCCATTAGCACTCAATTGGCGCCGTCGGAAATGGGGGATTTTGCCGAGGTTGGAGAATGCGGAGATAACAGGGGTAAATCCACCCACGGCGGATCGAATCCGGTTATGGGCACGTCAGCAGATTCACGTTGAAGGGCGCCCGGATTGGACGTTTGTGAAGCTTCATACGCATGGGTGTGTGCCGGCCAATCAGGCTGTTCTGTTGGGGCAAGCCATGCGGCAGGCCCATGAGGTGTTGCAGCAGGAGTTCAATGATGGAAAAAATTGGCAGCTCCATTATGTGACCGCCCGGGAAATGGCAAATCTTGTGAAAGCTGCCGAGGCGAACCTCCCCGGTTTGCCAGGGCAATACCGGGATTATTGGGTCGCACCGCCATCCACACGGATTCCCGTCCCATAAATCGTAGATCTCTCCGGTTCCCCGACATGAGTTGAAATGTGCTATTATTTTCAGGAATCAAGATATTTCCGTATTTGTACATGAAGTGTAACAATTGTTTCATTTATAGAATCAACCAAGGGGGGATCGTATGTTCAGTCTGAATAGAGTTAATTTGTGTGGTGGCGTAGGGTTGGTTGTGCTGGTGGCAACGTTAGTTTTGGGAGCGATGAGTGTACAGGCCCAGACGGTGGTGATCAGGACGCGGCCGCTGACACCCGGGGAAATTAAAAACGCCGGACTGACTAACACCACGCAGTTGGCCAATGGCGTTGCGAACGTCGGAGTGGGGCAGCCTCTCTATCTGGAAGCGTTGGTAACCAAGGGGCAGCCGGTGAACAATGTGAGTTGGTCCTGGATCAACCGGCCCACGAATTCTGTGGCAACTTTTCAGACCAGTCCATTGCTAACCAATGTTGTGGCTTCGTTCGATGGCGGCGACAGGCTCTCTTACGGTATCGCCGCGAGAACATTGTTGGTTCCTGACATCGCCTGCGATCCTTTTATCACCAATAATGATTTTATTGTCATGGTTGCGGTCACGCTCACCAATAAAACCATCTATGCCACGAATACCTGCTACGGTTCCCTGTATATCGGATGCGTTGCCTGGACTAATAATTACAGTGGACCCAACGGGGAAGGGCTTTGCGTTTTGTGTCATAATGCGCCCAATGCCGGTAGCAAGATGGATTTTTGGGGGCAGACGGCTCATGCCACGGCATTCACGCGTAAAATCAATGGTGAGGCTGGTTCCGGGTTCAAGTCAACCTGTGTTTCGTGCCATGTGCTCGGGTATGACAAGACGGCGGGTGCAGTTAACGGAGGATTTGATGATATCGCGACACAGGTCGGCTGGGTTTATCCTACCAATCTGGCGACTGCCGCAGCGACAAACAACTGGAATCTCATGCCCCTGGCGCTCAAGAACAAATCCAACATCCAGTGTGAAAGTTGCCATGGTCCTGCTGATCGTCATGCGCGAAACCTCGGGGATATCAAGGCCATCGGCATTTCGCTTAGCGCTGGAAATTGCGGGCATTGCCATGACAGCATGACGCATCATGTGAAAAACTATGAATGGAATCAGACCCTTCATGCAACCGGAACCGTGTTTAAGGGCTATGCTACTGAAGCCTCCTGTGCGCCCTGTCACAGCGCTCAGGATTTCATTCTGGTGAATGATCCCGACTGGGCGGGGGTCACCAATCCTGTGCGTCTGGGGACTGCGAATGAGGGAATCACCTGCGTCGCCTGCCATGATCCCCATAGCACCGGTATGGGCGACTACCAGCTCCGTTCCTTTACCAATGTTGTCCTGAAGAACAATGCGAAGCTCACGCTAGGTGGCAAT
Coding sequences within:
- a CDS encoding ammonia-forming cytochrome c nitrite reductase subunit c552; this translates as MFSLNRVNLCGGVGLVVLVATLVLGAMSVQAQTVVIRTRPLTPGEIKNAGLTNTTQLANGVANVGVGQPLYLEALVTKGQPVNNVSWSWINRPTNSVATFQTSPLLTNVVASFDGGDRLSYGIAARTLLVPDIACDPFITNNDFIVMVAVTLTNKTIYATNTCYGSLYIGCVAWTNNYSGPNGEGLCVLCHNAPNAGSKMDFWGQTAHATAFTRKINGEAGSGFKSTCVSCHVLGYDKTAGAVNGGFDDIATQVGWVYPTNLATAAATNNWNLMPLALKNKSNIQCESCHGPADRHARNLGDIKAIGISLSAGNCGHCHDSMTHHVKNYEWNQTLHATGTVFKGYATEASCAPCHSAQDFILVNDPDWAGVTNPVRLGTANEGITCVACHDPHSTGMGDYQLRSFTNVVLKNNAKLTLGGNGLLCMQCHKARQDAETYVLPALTPSGASRFGPHHGPQTDMLFGTNAIQYGMTMPSSRHVNVLEDSCIECHMQETPTNGVAMNKVGAHTFSLSYTTNSTTVDLTETCVKCHGEIEDFNIGGVDYDHDGVIEGTQTEIDGLVNTLALLLPPVGSATVTPSSAYTLSQRKALYNYLFVTEDRSHGVHNPKYAASILQASIDDLKGGIDVDRDGLLDSWEVANFGSFTAYNGSDDPDHDGVSNALEMAAGTNPNSSDSDGDGVSDLAELQGGSNPLSAGSKPTTNSVSLLPALELAYMPGTMGVTQQFQAVTALDITSTWTNIGPSFVSSNAWFYNLQSKRNATNKFYRVITVP